The following DNA comes from Mucisphaera calidilacus.
GCCCGAGGGGTGGAGGGGCAGTCGCCAGATGGCGATGAGGGCGATGAGGGACCAGATGACCGAGATGGTGATGAAGTGGAGCGAGCGACTGAGTTCTTCGCGGGCCCAGCCTCGCTCGCGGGCCCAGTAGCCGCCGAACACGCAGAGAACGCCGAATACGGCGAACAACATGAAGTCGGCGGTCCGTGCGTCCATGGGGGGTTGTGGGTCAGTCGTCGGCGCGAGGGACGAAGGCGTGGTAGATCGCGTTGAGCGCGGTCTCGAAGTCGTCGGCCTCGACGCCCACGATGATGTTGAGTTCGCTGGAGCCCTGATCGAGCATGCGGATGTTGACGTTGGCGGCGGCGAGTGCGGCCATGAGCTTCGCGGCGGTGCCGGGCTGGTGGGCCATGGCTCGGCCGACGGTGGCGATCAGAGCGATGTCGGGGTAGACCTCGACGTTGTCGGGCTGAACGGCGGCGCGGATGGCGTCGACGATCTGGACGATCTTGCCCGAGACGAGGTCGTCGCGGAGGACGACGGAGAGGGTGTCGATGCCGGAGGGCATGTGCTCGAAGCAGACGCCATGGTCTTCGATGACCTGGAGCACCTTGCGTCCGAAGCCGACCTCGGCGTTCATGAGGGCTTTTTCGATGGCGATGATGGTGAAGTCGCGTCGTCCGGCGATGCCGGTGATGGGGCAGTTGGGGTCGGTCGTCTCGTCCTGGGGGACGATGAGGGTGCCGGGTTCGTCGGGTGCGTTGGTGTTGCGGACCTCGACGGGGATGGCTGCCTCGCGCACGGGGAAGACGGCCTCGTCGTGGAGGACGGTCGCGCCCATGTAGGAGAGTTCGCGCAGCTCGCGGTAGGTGACGGTCTTGATGCGTCGCGGGTTGGTGACGATGCGCGGGTCGGCCATGAGCAGTCCGGAGACGTCGGTCCAGTTCTCGTAGCGTTCGGCGTGTACGGCTCGGGCGACGATGGAGCCTGTGACGTCGGAGCCGCCTCGGGAGAAGGTGACGACGTGTCCGTCGGGGTCGCCGCCGTAGAAGCCGGGGACGACGGCGCGTTCGTGCTGGCCGAGTGCCTCGGCGAGTCGCTTGTAGGTTTCTTCGCGTTCGAAGGTTCCGTCGCGGTTGAAGGCGATCTTGTCGATGGGGTCGACGAAGGGGGCGTCGAGCGCTGCGGCGATGATCCTGCCGTTGATGTGTTCGCCTCGGCTGGCTGCGTAGGCGGGTCCGCGGCCGGCGTCGGCCTCGGCGAGGATCTGCTGGCGGGTCTCTTCGAGGATTTGGGGCAGCCCGATCTCGGCGTCCAGATCTGCGGCGATGGCGAGGAATCGGTCGCTGATGACCTCGAAGGGTTCATCGATCGGGTTGCCGGAGGTGGCCTTGCGGTGGCAGGTCAGGAGGAGGTCGGTGATC
Coding sequences within:
- a CDS encoding aspartate kinase, with translation MGTRVCKFGGSSLADAGQIRKAIEIVNADPGRRYVVPSAPGKRHREDIKITDLLLTCHRKATSGNPIDEPFEVISDRFLAIAADLDAEIGLPQILEETRQQILAEADAGRGPAYAASRGEHINGRIIAAALDAPFVDPIDKIAFNRDGTFEREETYKRLAEALGQHERAVVPGFYGGDPDGHVVTFSRGGSDVTGSIVARAVHAERYENWTDVSGLLMADPRIVTNPRRIKTVTYRELRELSYMGATVLHDEAVFPVREAAIPVEVRNTNAPDEPGTLIVPQDETTDPNCPITGIAGRRDFTIIAIEKALMNAEVGFGRKVLQVIEDHGVCFEHMPSGIDTLSVVLRDDLVSGKIVQIVDAIRAAVQPDNVEVYPDIALIATVGRAMAHQPGTAAKLMAALAAANVNIRMLDQGSSELNIIVGVEADDFETALNAIYHAFVPRADD